The Deltaproteobacteria bacterium genomic interval TTCTTCATTCTTACTGGCTAGGCAGAGAATCTTGCCCGCTTTTTGCTGCTCGAGAAGCTTCGCATGAAAACGCTGACGGGCTGGGTCGAACTCAATCCCATCCACGCCATCTTCACCAACGACACCCTTCCAAACGGTATTGTCGCAATCCAATACCACGACCTTGAATGGCGAGGTCTTGAGAACAAAGAGTCTGCGGCTGAGCATTGTACCCATGGCCGCAAAATATTCGCTCTTAAATGGCATATGGCCCACTTCATCACCGCGACCATCGTAATAATCATCAACGGGATACAGCTCTTCAAATTCTTGAGTACCAATAAAGTAAAGATTCCCTACGGCCTTCAGGCCAATGCGTAAAACATCTTCAAGCTTACGATAATCTTCAGCACTTACGCCGCGCACTTCATTGCCGGGCGTATTATGGCAAACCATCACCAAGAGCGGGACAGACATACGAGCGGAGGCCTGCTTTAAGGCATCAAGCAACTCAGATGCCGTACGCTCCAAGTGGTCCCATGGGTCTGCAACATCTTTTTGGAAACGCAGCCAATCCTCAAACCGGACGAGCACAATATTCGCACCCAGTGTATTGCGGGCAAAAAGACTGGCTGGATCGAGTAATTCTTGGAAAATCTGATTGTAATCGGCCAAGGCCACCTGGCCAGGCATGTGTAAATTCCCCATCCAATAATGCATGGATTCCGCAACAGGATCTGCCGTGAATGTAGATGCGACGACCCACTGCGCTTTACGTACCCCAACGTCTGCAACAATCTCGCTGATCGGTGCATCGGCTTCTTCACAACCTTTCTCGAGCACCATTTGAAAGTCTTTAAGCAATGACTCAACGGTGGACTTGTCGAAGAGGTCCGTGTTGTATTCCATCTCCCAGACCATCTCACCGGCCAACTCAAGCATGGACAAGTGCAGATCGAACTTCGAGCCCTCAGTGTCCACATCCACCAGGCTAAGCTCACAACCAGTGATGGCGTCGGGCTTGATAGGCGTATTCTGTAATACAAACATAACTTGGAAAAGCGGGTTACGGCTCATATCACGAACCGGTTGAAGCTCTTCGACCAGATGTTCAAACGGGATATCTTGGTGTTCAAATGCACCCAAGCTTGTTTGCTTCACACGGTCCAGAAGTTCCGTAAAACTTGGGTCGCCGCTAAGATCAGTTCTGAGAACCAATGTATTGGCGAAAAACCCAATCAAGCGTTCAAGCTCTGGGCGTGGACGGTTTGCGATAGGTGTCCCGACTGCTACGTCATCCTGACGGGCGTAATGGCTTAAAATCGTCTTAAAGCCCGTGAGAAGCGTCATATAGAGCGTTGCTCCCTGGCCCTGACTGAAACGCTTTAACCGGCCGAGGAGTTCTGCAGAAACGCCATGCTTCATCACCGCACCACGGTGAGTTTGAATGGCTGGGCGAGGTCTGTCCGTTGGCAAGTCCAAAGGCTTTAAATCTTCTAAGGCTTCGCTCCAATAAGCCTGCTGCTTATCGAGCCTATCTCCCGACAACCACTTTTTCTGCCAAGCTGAGTAATCAACGTACTGAAGCGCCAACGGGTCAAGACGAGCTGCATGTCCTGCCAGATAAGAACTGTAAAAAATACTTAACTCGTGGAGGAGAACACCAATAGACCAACCATCGGCTATAATGTGGTGCATCGAAAATAGAAGTACCCGGTCGGTATCTGAAAATCGCAGCATCTTAGCGCGTAGCAGCATATCGGAGCCGAGGTCATAAGGCATGCCAGCAAAGAGTTTCCCGTGAGTCTGAATGGCCGCATCCCGGGCCGTATCATCCGCCACCTCAATGGCGATAACGCTCATTCCGAATTCACGGTGTGGGTGAATAAACTGGCTGGGCTCGCCTGCTTCGGTAACAAAGCTGGTGCGAAGTGATTGATGGCGCCAAATAATTTGATTCAAACTGTAGGCGAAAGCGTCCTCAAGAAGCTCACCTTTAATCCCAACCGCGAAGAACACATTATAAAAAGCGCTCCCAGGTTCAAGCTGGTCCAAAAACCACATTCGCTGCTGAGCAAATGATAATGGCATCGGCTCATCACGAGATATGATTTCGATGGCAGGTCCATCATCTACGCCACCACCATCGGCGATGAATGCATCCAACTTCTCGCCAAGTTCGCGGACTGTTGCGCTTTGAAATAGAACCTGAAGCGGGATCTCCGCGTCAAATCTCTCTCGAAGACGCGCAACCAACTGAGTGGCTAAAAGAGAATGGCCTCCAAGTTCAAAGAAGTTATCCGTTACGCCAACCCGGTCAACTTTGAGAACCTCACGCCAAAGCGCTGCCAAGGTT includes:
- a CDS encoding HAD-IIIC family phosphatase — protein: MGYGQRVSRVFTADQLQDDYWQMLGYHAALAKALKTVDEKIPVEYCTVLSGVLGAGANHPAAASCLGLVQSLRQEFAALQTRVVDISLDHPAQSALRLHQELSAPDSESITRWVGEDRWVARYEPVSVELQEDESPGFVQGGTYLISGGLGGIGYELSMYLASRYGARLILVGRSPAKTKRKQMAHLEAAGSELHYVEANICNEAQLIHGLDQTGLNWREQLTGVMHLAGTYREYPSEELDADTSLEEAGAKVVGTWTLHQVLEQCASQPIFVTFSSVNGFFGGAQVSAYSAENSFVEAYMQSIASEHRAYAVAYSMWQDIGMSAGNAAASLSARRGYQLISATRGLHALEAVIRQPAGNYTVGLDAGNPSIARYFTGSDVARVQVTAFATSQKISQLIRGNEKAETLGSVGSVVLDTLPELDDGTIDVDALRRIQSSENAGRGGEFVEPETETEETLAALWREVLKVDRVGVTDNFFELGGHSLLATQLVARLRERFDAEIPLQVLFQSATVRELGEKLDAFIADGGGVDDGPAIEIISRDEPMPLSFAQQRMWFLDQLEPGSAFYNVFFAVGIKGELLEDAFAYSLNQIIWRHQSLRTSFVTEAGEPSQFIHPHREFGMSVIAIEVADDTARDAAIQTHGKLFAGMPYDLGSDMLLRAKMLRFSDTDRVLLFSMHHIIADGWSIGVLLHELSIFYSSYLAGHAARLDPLALQYVDYSAWQKKWLSGDRLDKQQAYWSEALEDLKPLDLPTDRPRPAIQTHRGAVMKHGVSAELLGRLKRFSQGQGATLYMTLLTGFKTILSHYARQDDVAVGTPIANRPRPELERLIGFFANTLVLRTDLSGDPSFTELLDRVKQTSLGAFEHQDIPFEHLVEELQPVRDMSRNPLFQVMFVLQNTPIKPDAITGCELSLVDVDTEGSKFDLHLSMLELAGEMVWEMEYNTDLFDKSTVESLLKDFQMVLEKGCEEADAPISEIVADVGVRKAQWVVASTFTADPVAESMHYWMGNLHMPGQVALADYNQIFQELLDPASLFARNTLGANIVLVRFEDWLRFQKDVADPWDHLERTASELLDALKQASARMSVPLLVMVCHNTPGNEVRGVSAEDYRKLEDVLRIGLKAVGNLYFIGTQEFEELYPVDDYYDGRGDEVGHMPFKSEYFAAMGTMLSRRLFVLKTSPFKVVVLDCDNTVWKGVVGEDGVDGIEFDPARQRFHAKLLEQQKAGKILCLASKNEEADAMAVFDEREDSMIKREHLVAWRINWMPKSQNIREMAEELNLGMDSFIFIDDNPVECAEVRAGCPDVLVVQFPDDPEDIDKLTNHLWAFDNLTVTAEDQKRTQLYQQNLERDKVEQGEGDFQAFLQNLGLEVDLHPMTPEELPRVSQLTNRTNQFNASTTRRTEKDVEAFLATPGCGCLTATVRDRFGEYGLVGVAMYKTTETHFEIDTILMSCRV